From Poecile atricapillus isolate bPoeAtr1 chromosome Z, bPoeAtr1.hap1, whole genome shotgun sequence, one genomic window encodes:
- the DAB2 gene encoding disabled homolog 2 isoform X4 → MSTEAETTATNSQPEQQAPPKAQSSKKEKKKGPEKTDETLLARFKGDGVKYKAKLIGIDDVPEARGDKMSQDSMMKLKGMAAAARSQGQHKQKIWVNISLSGIKIIDEKTGVIEHEHPVNKISFIARDVTDNRAFGYICGGEGQHQFFAIKTAQQAEPLVSDLKDLFQLIYNMKKKEEEEKKKSEEASKTENGGEELPADQADKTKLGVDQMDLFGDMSTPPDMSSPTEAKEILLVDFNSEIETKQTFAKEDLFLNGITASLPQPKAQTHFLPESSFSTNLSFFPTPNPNPFSDDPFTQPAQSAPPSFDSLKSDQKRSPTTLTSVGNGASNGDIDYFDKQFDQISNRTGKREALTCLWPLESKSPAARIPNVIPERERNGFLEVPSKLVVEGASKGTSLQNGVKLDSESNIQFMPHEPITISPPPQSTKPGRGRRSVKTASNDLLSSDFFVPSAESLNLSSGSQAGAQPASPLDLFKTSSTIASPLAGLGGLPVTSSPWTPQTVSFTQATSVFHGSMMSAQSPGFTQPLAFGTQAVPGWNQSSSFGATSTQSSGLWPQPAQVPPSSWAQPTSAVNPFQSSVFTSPTLPAQTASALPSMSTAASPPQPPPRTTQQKELSKKESDAFIALDPLGDKEMKDVKEMFKDFQLTKPPAVPARRGEQQSLSEPPKPVPRQSAPPADGLFASQDKTDPFAASSKESQNPPSGPFGHEFGNPFA, encoded by the exons ATGTCTACTGAAGCTGAAACTACTGCTACCAACAGCCAGCCTGAACAACAGGCTCCACCAAAGGCACAAtcttcaaagaaggaaaaaaagaaag GGCCAGAAAAAACAGATGAAACCCTCTTGGCTAGATTCAAAGGTGATGGTGTAAAATACAAGGCTAAACTGATTGGCATAGATGATGTTCCCGAGGCAAGAGGAGACAAAATGAGTCAGGATTCAATGATGAAACTGAAG ggaatggcagcagcagcccgtTCCCAGGGTCAACACAAACAGAAGATCTGGGTGAACATCTCCCTCTCTGGAATCAAGATTATAGATGAGAAAACTGGG GTCATAGAGCATGAGCATCCAGTAAACAAAATCTCCTTTATTGCTCGGGATGTAACAGACAATCGTGCCTTCGGCTATATATGTGGAGGAGAAGGCCAGCACCAATTTTTTGCCATAAAAACAGCCCAACAG gctgagcctcTGGTTTCTGATCTTAAGGACCTCTTCCAACTAATTTATAAtatgaagaagaaggaagaagaagaaaagaaaaaa agTGAAGAAGCAAGTAAGACTGAG AATGGTGGTGAAGAACTGCCTGCTGATCAAGCTGACAAGACGAAACTG GGAGTTGACCAGATGGACTTGTTTGGGGATATGTCAACACCCCCTGATATGAGCAGCCCCACA GAGGCTAAAGAGATTCTGTTAGTGgattttaattctgaaattgAGACCAAACAAACCTTTGCAAAAGAGGATCTCTTCTTGAATGGCATCACAGCCTCTCTTCCACAACCAAAGGCACAGACACACTTCTTGCCTGAGAGTTCTTTCTCTACCAATCTCAGCTTCTTTCCTACACCTAATCCAAACCCTTTCAGTGATGATCCTTTCACACAGCCAGCCCAATCTGCACCACCTTCATTTGATTCTCTAAAATCTGATCAGAAGAGAAGTCCAACTACCTTGACATCAGTGGGTAACGGTGCTTCAAACGGTGATATTGACTACTTTGATAAACAGTTTGACCAGATTTCTAATAGAACTGGCAAACGAGAAGCACTCACATGCCTGTGGCCACTTGAGAGTAAGTCACCTGCAGCAAGAATTCCCAATGTGATACCAGAGAGAGAACGGAATGGCTTTCTTGAAGTCCCATCAAAACTGGTTGTGGAAGGTGCTTCCAAAGGAACATCTCTGCAGAATGGAGTAAAGCTGGATTCTGAAAGCAATATCCAATTCATGCCACATGAGCCTATAACAATTAGCCCACCACCACAGAGTACCAAgccaggaagaggaaggagatcTGTCAAG acTGCATCGAATGACTTACTCAGCTCAGACTTCTTTGTGCCATCTGCGGAGAGCCTTAACTTGAGCTCAGGGTCACAGGCAGGAGCTCAGCCGGCTAGTCCACTGGACCTCTTCAAAACAAGTTCTACCATAGCATCTCCACTGGCTGGTCTAG GTGGTTTGCCAGTCACTTCATCACCATGGACCCCGCAAACAGTTTCCTTCACTCAGGCTACATCAGTCTTCCATGGGTCTATGATGTCTGCGCAGTCTCCAGGATTTACTCAACCACTTGCCTTTGGTACTCaagcagtgccaggctggaaCCAATCTTCATCTTTTGGTGCCACATCCACTCAGTCTTCTGGTCTCTGGCCGCAGCCAGCGCAAGTTCCACCTAGTTCTTGGGCACAGCCAACCAGTGCTGTAAATCCCTTCCAGAGCAGTGTGTTCACATCTCCAACGCTACCAGCTCAGACAGCCTCGGCTCTGCCCTCCATGTCAACAGCAGCTAGCCCACCTCAGCCACCACCCAGAACTACACAGCAGAAGGAGCTGTCCAAGAAAGAGAGCGATGCATTCATTGCTCTGGATCCACTTGGGGATAAAGAAATGAAGGATGTCAAGGAAATGTTCAAAGACTTCCAGCTGACAAAGCCACCTGCAGTACCAGCAAGGAGAGGAGAACAGCAAAGCCTTTCAG AACCACCAAAGCCTGTTCCTCGGCAAAGTGCACCGCCAGCTGATGGCCTGTTTGCAAGTCAAGACAAAACAGACCCTTTCGCTGCCTCATCT AAGGAATCTCAGAATCCACCTTCTGGTCCTTTTGGTCATGAATTTGGCAACCCATTTGCATAG